Part of the Gammaproteobacteria bacterium genome is shown below.
ACTTCACGCGCCTCGGCGAGCAGCTCTTCGGGACTCATACATCCTCCAACATCGCATCGACGAACTCCGCAGGAACGAACGGGATCAGATCGTGGACCCCCTCACCGATTCCGATGAACTTGACGGGCAGATCCAGCTCTCTCTCGACGGCGACAGCGACGCCGCCACGCGCCGTTCCGTCGAGCTTCGTCAGGATGATTCCGGTCACTCCTACCGCCGCGGTGAACGTTCTCGCCTGTACCACGGCGTTCTGTCCGTTGGTCGCGTCGATGACGAGAAGGACCTCGTCCACCTCACCCGCCGCCCGGCCGAGTACCCGGACGATCTTCCCCAGCTCCTGCATCAGGTTGTGCTTGGAGTGGAGTCTGCCGGCCGTATCCACGATGACGACCTCGTGACCTCGGGCTCTGGCAGCCTCGTATGTGTCGAAAGCAACCGCAGCGGGGTCTGCTCCTTCTTGACCGGAGACGATTTCGACACCGATCCGCTCCGCCCAGGTACGCAACTGGGCACCCGCCGCCGCGCGAAACGTATCCGCGGCACCCAGGAGTGGAGATCTCCCCGCGGCAACGAGATACGCGGCGAGTTTCGCGATGCTCGTGGTCTTGCCGGTTCCGTTCACCCCGACAACGATCACCACCGACGGAGCGCCCGACATACG
Proteins encoded:
- the ftsY gene encoding signal recognition particle-docking protein FtsY, whose amino-acid sequence is MTSTQLILLGVVVAVVAVLLFLMVRRGGNGEPAGLQPALVDRLEKTRTVFGGRLHRLFGSARLDDRFWEELEEALIASDVGVLATSEIIARVRERRPDGPQEAKGALREELISEFGDRRRDLRMSGAPSVVIVVGVNGTGKTTSIAKLAAYLVAAGRSPLLGAADTFRAAAGAQLRTWAERIGVEIVSGQEGADPAAVAFDTYEAARARGHEVVIVDTAGRLHSKHNLMQELGKIVRVLGRAAGEVDEVLLVIDATNGQNAVVQARTFTAAVGVTGIILTKLDGTARGGVAVAVERELDLPVKFIGIGEGVHDLIPFVPAEFVDAMLEDV